A window of Coprobacter tertius genomic DNA:
TTGGGGGCATCCCGCTTATAAACTGCCTCCTGAAGTAAATCTATTAGGGGTTGCCCATTATCTGGAAGCATTAGAAATACAAAAAGATATTGTAAAAATACAGACTGTATTCGGAGGAAAAAATCCGCATCCTAACTATCTCGTAGGTGGTATGGCTTGTGCAATTAATATAAATGATCCGAATGCCATAAATATAGAAAGATTGAGCTATGTTGCCGAAATCATACAACAGACTCAAGATTTCGTAAAACAAGTTTATTTACCCGACGTACTGGCCATTGCGTCTTATTATCCCGAATGGACAAAAATTGGAGGAGGTTTGCATAATTATATTACATACGGAGATTATCCAACAGGGAACTATGGCGAACTCAATACATATCACAGTCCGAGAGGAATTGTTCTAAACCGAGATATTTCGAAAGTTGAAGAATTTGATCCTTATGATATGGATGGTTTACAAGAATTTGTAAATAATGCATGGTATAAATACCCGCAAGGAAAAGATGTAGGACTGCATCCATCGATAGGTGAAACAATCCTCGATTACACAGGTCCTACTCCACCCTATGAATACCTCGACAATGACAAACCGTATAGTTGGATAAAAACCCCACGATATAAAGGAATGCCGATGGAAACAGGCCCATTAGCAAGATTCATTGTCGGTTATGCCTCTAAAAAAGAAGACTACAAAGAAATAACCGATCGCTGTCTGAAACAACTCGGAGTCCCATTTGAAGCAATGTATTCGACTGTAGGACGTACTCTTGCAAGAGCAATGGAATCTAACCTCGTTGCCGATTGGATGGCAGAGTCTTATGTACAGTTATTGAGTAATATAAAATCAGGTGATTACCGAATGTTCAACGAAACTTACTGGGAACCGGATACATGGCCTAAATCAGCAAAAGGGTTCGGGCTGACAGAAGCCCCGCGTGGAGCGCTTGCTCATTACGTAAATATCGAAGACCGGAAGGTGAAAAATTACCAAATGGTAGTGCCGACAACCTGGAATGCCTCTCCCAGAGACACAAAAGGCCAAAGATCAGCATTCGAAGCCTCACTTTTAGGCACTCCCGTTCACGATACGGCTGTGCCATTAGAAGTGATACGTACAATCCATTCTTTCGACCCTTGTATGGCTTGTGCTGTACACTTATACGATGAAGAAGGGAAACATATCCATCAGTTCGATACATTTTAATATAAAAAATAAAAACAATGATCAGTCGAAAAGCCCCTTTAAGAGAAGTATACGTATGGCAGCTTCCTGTAAGGATATTCCACTGGGTAAATGCCTTCGTTATAACCGTATTATGTGTCACCGGATATATCATCGGTGACCCTCCCGCTATAATGCACGGTACCGCCCCCGAATTTAATTATTGGTTCGGATGGGTCAGGCTGGCCCATTTTATTGCAGCATTCATTTTTATCATCAACTTTGCCGTAAGGATATATTGGTTCTTCGCCGGAAACGATTTTGCTAAATGGTACAATTATATTCCGTTAAAAAAGAAACAATGGCGTGGAATTTTCGAAACCATAAAAGTAGATATACTTTTACTAACCCCCAAACCAGTATATGATATAGGGCACAACAGCCTCGCTGCATTTACTTATTTCGGTCTATTCATCATTATGATTTTGCAAGCTCTTACAGGCTTTGCCATGTTCAGTGCTTCGAGTAATAATATAATGGCTCCGTTTTTTGAGAAAATGTTAATAGCCAGCGGAGGTTTTTTCCCGATCAGAGACATCCATCATATATTGATGTGGGCATTTATTTTATTCGCAATCGTTCATATATACCTCGTTTTCTACCATGATTATAT
This region includes:
- a CDS encoding nickel-dependent hydrogenase large subunit → MVKRIVVDPITRIEGHLRIEADIENGVIKDAFSTGTMVRGIEIIAQNRDPRDVWAFVGRVCGVCTSIHSLCSVRAVENALGIIIPPNAQMVRNLMQAALTEQDHVTHFYTLQALDWVDVESALKANPKKTAEIAQSISPWPKSSVGYFSDVQKKIKRFVESSKLGIFANGYWGHPAYKLPPEVNLLGVAHYLEALEIQKDIVKIQTVFGGKNPHPNYLVGGMACAININDPNAINIERLSYVAEIIQQTQDFVKQVYLPDVLAIASYYPEWTKIGGGLHNYITYGDYPTGNYGELNTYHSPRGIVLNRDISKVEEFDPYDMDGLQEFVNNAWYKYPQGKDVGLHPSIGETILDYTGPTPPYEYLDNDKPYSWIKTPRYKGMPMETGPLARFIVGYASKKEDYKEITDRCLKQLGVPFEAMYSTVGRTLARAMESNLVADWMAESYVQLLSNIKSGDYRMFNETYWEPDTWPKSAKGFGLTEAPRGALAHYVNIEDRKVKNYQMVVPTTWNASPRDTKGQRSAFEASLLGTPVHDTAVPLEVIRTIHSFDPCMACAVHLYDEEGKHIHQFDTF
- the cybH gene encoding Ni/Fe-hydrogenase, b-type cytochrome subunit: MISRKAPLREVYVWQLPVRIFHWVNAFVITVLCVTGYIIGDPPAIMHGTAPEFNYWFGWVRLAHFIAAFIFIINFAVRIYWFFAGNDFAKWYNYIPLKKKQWRGIFETIKVDILLLTPKPVYDIGHNSLAAFTYFGLFIIMILQALTGFAMFSASSNNIMAPFFEKMLIASGGFFPIRDIHHILMWAFILFAIVHIYLVFYHDYIERNGIASSIIGGWKFIDNRLVEEYEKENESERKIKNKEKELKDIKEESA